The DNA segment CGCCGAGGGTGTGGCCCGCGGTGGCTACGTGCTCAGCGATGGTGGCCTGGAACCGGGTGAGGATCCCGACGTGGTTCTGATCGCCACCGGATCCGAGGTGCAGCTCGCGGTCACGGCGCAGAAGTTGTTGGCGGACAAGGACATCATCGCCCGAGTGGTGTCGATGCCGTGCGTGGAGTGGTTCGAGTCCCAGCCCGACGAGTACCGGGATGCCGTGCTGCCACCGGCGGTGTCGGCCCGGGTCGCCGTCGAAGCCGGCGTCGCGCAGTGCTGGCACAAGTTGGTGGGCGACACGGGCGAGATCGTGTCGATCGAGCACTACGGCGCATCGGCGGATTACCAGACCCTGTTCCGGGAGTACGGCTTCACCGCCGAAGCGGTGGCCGCCGCCGCGGAACAAGCTCTCGACAACTGAGAAAGGGTGATTGACGATGGCCCAGAACCCTCACCTCGCGGCGTTGAGCGCCGCAGGGGTGTCCGTGTGGCTGGACGACCTGTCGCGGGACCGGCTAAGGTCCGGCAACCTGCGCGAGCTGATCGACACCAAGAGCGTCGTCGGCGTCACCACCAACCCGTCGATCTTTCAGAAGGCGCTGTCGGAGGGCCATGCCTACGACGCCCAGATCGCCGAGCTGGCCGAGCGCGGCGCCGACGTGGACGCCACCGTCCGCACCGTCACCACCGACGACGTGCGCAGCGCGTGCGACGTGCTGGCGCGTGAGTGGGAGGCTTCCGACGGGGTCGACGGCCGGGTGTCAATCGAGGTCGACCCACGGCTGGCACACGACACCGACAAGACCATCCTGCAGGCCATCGAGCTGTGGAAGATCGTCGACCGGCCCAACCTGTTCATCAAGATCCCGGCCACCAGGGCCGGCCTGCCGGCCATCACCGCTGTGCTGGCGGAAGGGATTTCGGTCAACGTCACGCTGATCTTCTCCGTCGAGCGGCACCGCGAGGTGATGGAGGCCTACCTGGCCGGGCTGCAGAAGGCCGCCGAAGCCGGACATGACCTGTCCAAGATCCATTCGGTGGCATCATTTTTCGTCTCCCGGGTGGACACCGAAATCGACAAGAGACTGGACAAGATCGGCTCGCGGGAAGCGCTCGCGTTGCGCGGTCAGGCCGGGGTGGCCAATGCCCGGCTGGCGTATGCCGCCTATCAGGAGGTCTTCGACACAGACGATCGCTTCCGGGCGCTCAAAGCCGACGGAGCCCGGGTGCAACGACCGCTGTGGGCTTCCACCGGCGTCAAGAACCCCGCCTACGCGGATACCCTCTACGTCACCGAGCTGGTCGCGCCACACACGGTGAACACCATGCCGGAGCACACCATTGAGGCCGTCGCCGACCACGGTCTGATCCGCGGTGACACGGTCAGCGGCACCGCCTCGGCCGCCCAAGCGGTGTTCGACCAGCTCGCCGCGGTCGGCATCGACCTGGCCGACGTGTTCGTCGTGCTGGAGAACGAGGGCGTGCAGAAGTTCGAGGCGTCCTGGACCGAGTTGCTCAAGGAAATCCAGGCACACCTCGACGCTGCCGCCAAATGAGCCCGGTCCGCACCGCCGCCCAGTGGCATAACCCGTTACGCGACAAGCGGGATAAGCGGCTGCCCAGAATCGCCGGCCCCTGCGGCATGGTGATTTTCGGTGTCACCGGCGACCTGGCCCGCAAGAAGGTGATGCCGGCCGTCTACGACCTGGCCAACCGCGGCCTGCTGCCCCCCACGTTCTCCCTGGTTGGCTTCGCCCGTCGGGATTGGGACACCGAGGACTTCGGCGAGGTGGTGTACAACGCCGTTCAAGCGCACTGCCGGACGCCCTTTCGACAGGCTAACTGGGACCGGCTGGCCGAGGGATTCCGTTTCGTACCAGGAGCTTTCGATGACGACGCGGCGTTCGCCCGCCTTGCCGAGACATTGGAGAAGCTTGACGCGGAGCGCGGCACCGGTGGCAATCACGCCTTCTACCTGGCGATCCCGCCCAAGTCGTTCCCGGTGGTCTGCGAACAGCTGCACAAATCCGGGCTGGCCCGCCCACAGGGTAACCGGTGGAGCCGGGTAGTCATCGAGAAACCGTTTGGCCATGACCTGGACAGCGCCCGCGAGCTGAACAAGGCGGTCAACACGGTCTTTCCCGAGGAGTCGGTCTTCCGGATCGACCATTACCTGGGCAAAGAGACGGTGCAGAACATCTTGGCGCTGCGGTTCGCCAATCAGCTGTTCGACCCGGTCTGGAATGCGCACTATGTCGACCACGTGCAGATCACCATGGCCGAAGACATCGGGCTGGGCGGGCGCGCTGGCTACTACGACGGTATCGGCGCGGCCCGCGATGTCATCCAGAACCATCTCATGCAGCTGCTGGCGCTGACCGCGATGGAGGAGCCGGTCAGCTTCAACCCGAAGGCCTTGCAAACCGAAAAGATCAAGGTGCTCTCGGCGACGCGGCTGGCCGAGCCGCTGGACCAGACCACCAGCCGCGGCCAGTACGTCGCCGGCTGGCAGGGCGGGGAAAAGGTGGTTGGGCTGCTCGACGAGGAGGGGTTCGCCAGGGATTCCACCACTGAGACCTTCGCCGCCATCACCCTCGAGGTCGACACCCGCCGCTGGGCCGGGGTGCCGTTCTACCTGCGCACCGGAAAACGACTGGGCCGCAGGGTGACCGAGATCGCTTTGGTCTTCAAGCGCGCTCCGCATCTGCCGTTCGACGCCACCATGACCGACGAGCTCGGGACCAATGCCATGGTCATCCGGGTCCAGCCCGACGAGGGCGTCACGTTGCGGTTCGGGTCCAAAGTGCCCGGCACCGCGATGGAGGTCCGCGACGTCAACATGGACTTCTCCTACGGCTCGGCGTTCGCCGAGGATTCACCCGAGGCCTACGAGCGGCTCATCCTTGACGTGCTGCTCGGCGAGCCGTCGCTGTTTCCGGTGAACGCAGAGGTCGAATTGGCTTGGGAGATAATCGATCCCGCCCTGGATTATTGGGCCGCGCATGGCAGGCCCGACCCGTATGAGGCGGGCACCTGGGGTCCGGAGTCGGCCTTCGCGATGCTGCGCCGCACCGGCCGGGAATGGCGGCGGCCATGATCCGCGCCGGCGACGATGCAGTGGGGGCACCGCCCGCTTGCGGGGGACGAAGCGATGAGGTGGGGGTACCACCCGCTTGCGGGGGAGAGCGGCGCAGATGATCATCGACCTGCCCGCTACCACCACCACGGCGGTCAACAAGAAGCTCGACCAGTTGCGTGAGAGAATCGGCGCCGTCGCGATGGGCCGGGTGCTGACGCTGATCATCGCCCCGGAGAGCGAGGCGGTACTCGAAGAATCCATTGAAGCCGCCAACGGCGCCAGCCACGAGCATCCCAGCCGGATCATCGTCGCGATGAGGGGCGATCCGTACGCCGACGAGCCGCGGCTAGACGCCCAACTGCGGGTCGGCGGTGACGCCGGCGCCGGAGAGGTGGTGGTGCTGCGGCTGTCCGGACCGCTGGCCGGTCACGCCGACAGCGTCGTGATCCCCTTCCTGCTTCCCGATATCCCGGTGGTGGCGTGGTGGCCCGACATCGCCCCCGCGGTGCCGGCCCAGGATCCGCTGGGCAAGTTGGCAATTCGGCGTATCACCGATGCCACCAATGGTGTCGACCCGTTGTCGGCGATCAAGAGCCGGCTGCCCGGTTATACCGCCGGGGACACCGACCTGGCCTGGAGCCGCATCACCTACTGGCGCGCCCTGCTGACCTCGGCCGTTGACCAGCCGCCGCACGAGCCGATCGAGTCGGCGCTGGTGTCCGGTCTGAAAACCGAGCCGGCGCTGGATGTGCTCGCGGGTTGGCTGGCCAGCCGGATCGACGGCCCGGTGCGCCGAGCGGTCGGTGAGCTGAAGGTCGAGCTGGTGCGCAGGAGCGAGACCATCGTGCTGCGCCGGCCCCAGGAGGGAATCACCGCCACCCTGAGCCGCACGGCCAAGCCCGATGCCCTGGTTCCGTTGGCGCGCAGGGTGACCGGTGAGTGCCTGGCCGAAGACCTGCGGCGGCTGGATCCCGACGAGATCTACTTCGCCGCCCTCGAAGGCATCAAGAAGGTGCAATACGTGTGAGCACCGGAATCGAGGTATTCCCGGACAGCCAGGGCCTGGTCGAGGCGGCGGCGGCCCGCCTGATCGACACCATCCACACCTCGCTGGCGGCACGTGGGCAAGCGGCGATCGTGCTCACCGGCGGGGGCAACGGCATCGCGCTGCTGCGTTACCTCGCCGGCGAGGGATCGCGGATCGACTGGTCCAAGGTGCACGTGTTCTGGGGCGACGACCGCTACGTCCCCGAAGACGACGACGAGCGCAACCACAAGCAGGCGCGCGTGGCGCTGCTCGATCACGTCCACATCCCGTCAGGCCAGGTGCACCCCATGGCCGCCAGCGACGGTGCGTACGGCACCGACCTGGACGCCGCGGCACGGGCATACGAACAGGTGTTGGCCGCCCACGCCGCTCCCGGCGACGTGGCGCCGAACTTCGATGTCCACCTGCTGGGAATGGGGCCCGAGGGGCACATCAACTCGCTGTTCCCCTACACCGCGGCGGTGCGGGAGACCGCCCGTCTGGTGGTCCCGGTGCCAGACTGCCCCAAACCGCCGCCGCAACGAATCAGCTTGACCCTGCCCGCGATTCGACGTTCCCGCGAGGTCTGGCTGATGGTGTCCGGCGCGGGCAAGGCCGACGCGGTGGCCGCCGCCATCGGCGGCGCGGATCCGGTTGCACTGCCGGCCGCCGGTGCCGTCGGGCGAGAGAAGACGCTTTGGCTGCTGGACGAGCAGGCGGCGGCCAAGCTTCCCGGCTAACACCGCGCTCGCCGACTATCACGCTCGACCTGGCGGTCGGCGCACCCGGCAGCGTAGTTGCCGAGGCGGCCGGTCATGCCGGGTCCACCGCCGCAGGCTATGTCCCTGACGTTCCGGCGGCCCCATAGAGCCATCCGCCGGTGCCGCCCTTGCCGCCGGCCCCAGGGGCGCCATCGGTGGAGCCGGTCCCACCGGCCGCACCGTCCCCGCCGTTGCCACCGTAGCCGACCAGCCAGCTGTCGCCGCCGTTGCCACCGGCGCCACCGTCACCGCCGTCCCCCTCGGTGCCGCCAAAAGTGGCGGACCCACCGTCGCCACCGGTGCTCCCCTGCCCGCCAGTGCCGCCGTTTCCGAGCAGCCACCCACTGTGGCCACCCGCCCCGCCAGCGCCACCCGCGCCGCCATCACCTGCGCTGCCGCCGGCGGTGTTGCCGCCCCTGCCAGCGGTGCCGCCATCGCCGCCGGCCCCTCCGGTGCCGTACAGCAGCGCGGCACGGCCACCCGCCCCGCCGGCTCCGCCATCTCCGCCCGCACCGGCGCTGTGGCCGCTGGTGTTGTTGTAACCGCCGTCGCCGCCGGCCCCACCGGTGCCACCAGCCCCACCAGACCCGAACTGCCAACCGCCAGCCCCACCGGCCCCACCAGCACCGCCGGCCCCACCAGCCCCGCCGGTGAGCACGTTGCCGTTGTCGCTACCCCCAGCTCCCCCGGCCCCACCGGCCCCGCCGGACGCGCCGGTTCCGAACAGCCCGGCCGCGCCCCCGGCGCCACCACTGCCACCGGCCCCACCGGAAGCGCCGACGTTGCCCGTGGTCCCACACCGCCCGCCCCCCGCCGCCGCCCGCCCGCCGTGCCGCCCGGCCCCGCCCGCCAGCACCCCCATCGCCGATCAGCCCGGCCCGCCGCCGCCTTGCCACCGCCATCGCCGCCGGCCGCCTTCCCCTTCCGCCGACCGCCTTCGCTCCCCGTCCGCCGCCGTTGCCGATCAATCCGGTGGCGCCACCCGCACCGCCGATACCGCCGGCGCCGCCGTTGCCCCCGGCGCCACCGTCGCCATACCACCAGCCCCCACGCCCTCCGGACCCACCAGCCCCACCGATCCCGCCCGCCCCGCCGGCCCCACCGTTGCCGATCAGCCCGGCATCCCCGCCCCTACCACCGGCCTGACCTTGCCCGCCATCCGCGCCGTTGCCGCCATTGCCGTACAACAACCCTCCGTCCCCACCATTGCCGCCCGGGGTGGTCGCGTCGGCGCCATTGCCGATCAGCGGACGCCCCAGTAACGCGTTGGTGGGGGCGTTGATCAGATTCAGCACATCTTGCTGCACGGCCTGCAGCGGACCGGCATTGGCTGCCTCAGCGCGTGCATAAGCGTTCCCGCCGGCGCTCAACGCTTGCACAAACTGGGCATGAAACTGCGACGCCTGCGCACTCAGCGCCTGATATGACGCCCCGTAAGCGGAGAACACCGACGCCACCGCCGCCGACACCTCGTCCCCACCCGGCGCCGCCACCGCGGTGGTCATGGCCGCCAGCGAGGCAGTGGCCTCACCCAGCGACGAACCGATGCCCGCCAAATCGGCCGCGGCCGCGGCCACCACGTCGGTAGCCGCCACCACAAACGACATCATCGTCCTCCCCGCGCAGCCACCGGATGGGAACCAAACCTATCCGGATTCGACTGCCGAATTCAGGGTTTTCGGCAAACCGGACCCGGTTGTCGAGCCGCCGGGCCGGCGGGTCGAGCTCAGCCAGCCTGCTACGTCAGCGTCCCGGAAATTGCATGCGGGCACCGCGCGTGTCAGGGACCGATACCGCGGTTGAAGAAGCCCGAGAGTTGGGCGCCCACGTTGTCGAGACCCGAGATGAAGGCCGCCGTCGTGAAGTTTCGGGTGCTCGTGTTGAACCAGCCCGAGATGGTGTTGCCGGTGTTGAACAATCCTGACTGCAGCGTGCCGGCGTTTGAAATTCCGGAGAGGCCCGAACTCTGTGAGCGAAATTGAAGGCCACCCGCGCCGAAGCCGGAGTTGTTGGCGCCCCAGTTGCCGATGCCCGATTGGCTGCCGGGAGTGCCGAAGTACAACGTGTCGAAGTTACCGAAGCCCGACGAGGGCACGCTGGTGGTGTTGAAGAAGCCCGGTGCCGGCGCGATATCGATCGGCAGGGTGATGGGGCCGCCGTCGAAGCTGAACGTCTGAGCAAAGACCGGGGGCCCCACCGTGAAGCTTTCGTTGATATTGCTAATCGGGATACTTGGGACCGTGAACGAGGGAACTATCAAGGCGTACGGGACTGTTAGTGAACTTATCTCGACGCCCAGAATATAGAATTTGTAACCATAGTCGCCGCTTATGCCGAACGTCGAAATATCGAAGCTGTGTAGTTCGATTCCGCTGATGCTCAAGCTGATCGGTGTTTGGAAGTCGGCACTGACCTTTAGGTCGACCGGGATGGTGGGAATGGTGGTCGTGAAGGACAAACCAATGAGCCCCAGCTCATCGCCCCGTAGGCTGAAGCCGTTGCTCATATTCCCGCCGTTGAAGCCACCGGTGTTGATATCCCCGATGTTGCCCACCCCGGTGTTGTAGTTGCCGATGTTGTGGTTGCCGGTGTTGTAGTCGCCCGCGTTGAAGCCACCGGTGTTGGTGCTGCCGCTATTGTAGCTACCGGTGTTGTAGCCGCCCGCATTGAAGCTACCCGTATTGACGCTGCCGGAGTTGAAGAAGCCGGTATTGGTGGCGCCCGAGTTACCGATGCCGGTATTATAGCTCCCAGAATTACCAATGCCCCAGTTTCCGATGCCCGAGTTTCCGATGCCAATGTTTCCGGTGCCCGAATTGAATAGCCCAATATTGCCAGTACCCGAATTCAGACCCCCGAATCCAAACTGGTTATCGCCGGTCAGACCGATGCCGATATTGTTGCTGCCCGAGTTGGCGAAACCGATATTCCGGTCACCATTATTCCCGAAACCAAGGTTGTTGCTGCCGAGGTTCCCAAAGCCAATATCGCTGTTGCCGAGATTCCCGAAGCCGAAGTTATCGCTGCCGAAATTGCCGAAGCCGAAGTTTCTGCTACCGGCGTTGCCGTTGCCGACATTGTGGTCGCCGATGTTGGCGATGCCCAGATTCTGGTCGCCGACGTTCGCACTGCCCAGATTGTGGTTGCCGACATTGGCGTTGCCCACGTTGAGGCGACCGTCGTTCGCGAAGCCCGCATTAAAGGTCGTGTTGCCGGTGCTGTCGCGAAAAAACCCGGTGAGGTCGGCCCCGACGTTTCCGATACCGGATACATAGGCCGCGGTCGTGACGCCCAACGTGCTCGTGTTGTAGTAGCCCGAGATGCTGTTACCCAAATTCGCCACGCCCGAAGCCAGCTCGCCGTAGTTACCATACCCCGAAGTGTTTGTTCCGGAGTTAAAGAAGCCCGATGCGCTACCGGCGCCAGTGTTAAATAAGCCCGACGACGGGCTCGTTGTCGAGTTTCCGAAGCCTGGGGCCACCGCGATGGCAAGCTGCGGGATGCCAACCAGGTGCTCGTAGTCACCCCTGGTCCACAAGCCATTGCTGTAGCTGCCCGAGATGAAGGCGCCCGTGTCAACATCGCCGGTGTTGCCCAGGCCGGTGTTGTAGTCGCCCCTGTTGAACCAGCCGGTGTTGTAGCCGCCCGAGTTAAAGCTCCCGCTGTTGGCGTTGCCCACGTTGTAGCGGCCCGAGTTGTAGCTGCCCGCATTGTAGCTGCCCGTGTTGGCGTCGCCGGAATCAAAGAAGCCCGTGTTGTAGCTGCCGGAGTTTCCGATCCCCCAGTTCCCGGCGCCGGAATTTCCGATGCCGATGTTTCCGCTGCCCGAGTTGCCGAAGCCAATATTTCCGGTACCCGAGTTGAACAGGCCGATATTGCCGCTGCCCGAGTTCAGGGCACCGAACCCGAACTGGTTGTCTCCGGTCAGCCCGATGCCGATATTGTTGTTGCCCGTATTGCCAAAGCCGATATTTTGGTCACCGGTATTGCCGAAGCCAAGGTTGTAGCTGCCGACGTTTCCGAAGCCAATGTCGTTGCTGCCGAGATTGCCGAAGCCGAAGTTATTGCTGCCGAAATTGCCGGAGCCGACGTTGTCGTTGCCGGAGTTTCCGCTGCCGATGTTTCCGCTACCAGCGTTTGCGTTACCGACGTTTGCGCTGCCCACATTTGCGCTGCCGAAGTTGTAGTCTCCCACGTTTGCGTTGCCCACGTTGAGGACGCCGTCGTTGGCGAAGCCCACGTTGACGACCCGCGTGCCGGACGAGTCGTCGTGGTAGAAGCCCGAGAGGGCGCTGCCGATGTTGCCGGCACCCGAGACCAGGGCGGCCGTCGTGAGGCCAAGCGTGCCCGTGTTCTGGAAGCCGGAAACGGAGTTGCCATAGTTCGCCACGCCCGATAGCAGTGCGCCGTAGTTGTTGTAACCGGAGTTTCCCGCGCTGCCCGACGCGAAATTCCAAAAGCCCGAATTGTTGGTGCCGACGTTTCCGAATCCCGATGCGTTACCACTACCGGAGTTAAAGAATCCCGACGACGGGCTGGTGGTCGAATTCCCGAAACCCGTGCCCGCAGGAATGTCGATCAACGGAACGGTCAACGGGCCTACGGTGCCGGTGGCCAAAGCACCGAGAACAGTGTTTGATCCTCCTATGGCAAGCGCAATATCAGGGCCAGTGACCGTGATGTCGGAGACCTTTATGGGGCCGGTCGTGTTGGTGAAGAATAATTTCAGTGTGCCGTCCTCGTAAGAGCCGGAGCCACTGATGTCGACAGTGATCGCGGGGAAGCTGAAGCTCTCGATGATGATGTCACCGAAGTTCACAGTGATGGGAATGTTCAGTGGCAGGCTGACGGCGAGGTTCACTGGGATTGCGGGAATGGTGATGGCGTAGTAGAGGCCAGTCAAGCCCTGCCCATCGCCGCGCTGCCAGAAGCCGTTATTCATATTGCCGGTGTTGAAAGCGCCGGTATTGATATCACCGGTATTCGCCAGCCCGGTGTTGTAGCTGCCCGTGTTGTAGTGGCCCGTGTTGTAGTTGCCCGGGTTGAAGCTGCCCGTGTTGGTGCTGCCGGCATTGTAGCTGCCGGTGTTGCCACTGCCGGCATTCGCCAACCCGGTATTCACGCTGCCGGAGTTGAAGAAACCGGTGTTGGCGGTGCCCGCGTTGCCGACGCCGGTGTTGTAGTTGCCCGAGTTCCCGATGCCCCAGTTCCCGGTGCCCGAGTTGGCGACGCCGATGTTGCCGGTGCCCGAATTGAACAAGCCGAAATTACCGCTGCCCGAGTTCCAGGCGCCGAACCCGACCTGATTGTCACCGGTCAACCCGATGCCCACATTGTTGCTGCCGGTATTGGCTAACCCGATATTCCGGTCACCGGCATTACCGAAACCAAAATTGTGGCTCCCCAGATTGCCGAAGCCAATATTGTTGCCGCCGAAATTCCCGAACCCAACGTTGTTGCTGCCG comes from the Mycobacterium shinjukuense genome and includes:
- the opcA gene encoding glucose-6-phosphate dehydrogenase assembly protein OpcA, which translates into the protein MIIDLPATTTTAVNKKLDQLRERIGAVAMGRVLTLIIAPESEAVLEESIEAANGASHEHPSRIIVAMRGDPYADEPRLDAQLRVGGDAGAGEVVVLRLSGPLAGHADSVVIPFLLPDIPVVAWWPDIAPAVPAQDPLGKLAIRRITDATNGVDPLSAIKSRLPGYTAGDTDLAWSRITYWRALLTSAVDQPPHEPIESALVSGLKTEPALDVLAGWLASRIDGPVRRAVGELKVELVRRSETIVLRRPQEGITATLSRTAKPDALVPLARRVTGECLAEDLRRLDPDEIYFAALEGIKKVQYV
- the tal gene encoding transaldolase — protein: MAQNPHLAALSAAGVSVWLDDLSRDRLRSGNLRELIDTKSVVGVTTNPSIFQKALSEGHAYDAQIAELAERGADVDATVRTVTTDDVRSACDVLAREWEASDGVDGRVSIEVDPRLAHDTDKTILQAIELWKIVDRPNLFIKIPATRAGLPAITAVLAEGISVNVTLIFSVERHREVMEAYLAGLQKAAEAGHDLSKIHSVASFFVSRVDTEIDKRLDKIGSREALALRGQAGVANARLAYAAYQEVFDTDDRFRALKADGARVQRPLWASTGVKNPAYADTLYVTELVAPHTVNTMPEHTIEAVADHGLIRGDTVSGTASAAQAVFDQLAAVGIDLADVFVVLENEGVQKFEASWTELLKEIQAHLDAAAK
- the zwf gene encoding glucose-6-phosphate dehydrogenase, yielding MSPVRTAAQWHNPLRDKRDKRLPRIAGPCGMVIFGVTGDLARKKVMPAVYDLANRGLLPPTFSLVGFARRDWDTEDFGEVVYNAVQAHCRTPFRQANWDRLAEGFRFVPGAFDDDAAFARLAETLEKLDAERGTGGNHAFYLAIPPKSFPVVCEQLHKSGLARPQGNRWSRVVIEKPFGHDLDSARELNKAVNTVFPEESVFRIDHYLGKETVQNILALRFANQLFDPVWNAHYVDHVQITMAEDIGLGGRAGYYDGIGAARDVIQNHLMQLLALTAMEEPVSFNPKALQTEKIKVLSATRLAEPLDQTTSRGQYVAGWQGGEKVVGLLDEEGFARDSTTETFAAITLEVDTRRWAGVPFYLRTGKRLGRRVTEIALVFKRAPHLPFDATMTDELGTNAMVIRVQPDEGVTLRFGSKVPGTAMEVRDVNMDFSYGSAFAEDSPEAYERLILDVLLGEPSLFPVNAEVELAWEIIDPALDYWAAHGRPDPYEAGTWGPESAFAMLRRTGREWRRP
- a CDS encoding PPE domain-containing protein, whose translation is MDFTALPPEINSARMYLGAGPGPMVAAAAAWDGLAVELSSAAAAFGSVTAGLAGSWWQGPSSTAMTVAAGHYLGWLRSAAAQAEQASAQAKTAVAAFEAARAATVHPATITANRARLIALATWNVLGQHAPAIAAVEADYESMWAQDVAAMVGYHAGAAEVAAALAPFPQPRQLLTGPAAASLSTLTFGAGLANVDDVNLGFGNVGNANVGSGNVGNYNLGGGNTGNLNVGFGNLGSNNFGFGNMGASSTAGNSNIGFGNIGSNNLGFGNTGDRNIGFGNTGSNNIGIGLTGDNQFGFGAWNSGSGNFGLFNSGTGNIGVGNSGTGNWGIGNSGSYNTGIGNAGSTNTGSFNLGSVNAGVANIGSYNTGGYNTGSTNTGSYNPGHYNTGLLNTGNVNTGAFNSGSDNNGFFHSGDGNTGITIGIHIGKIEFSESVSYPLDRTFSYDIGDIIIPGITIPRMTWGGGSNFAEIYLGPIVIPDITIAAPTVTATVGSSTTTLDLSLAASIGPIDIDIIDIPPGTGIGNSTTSSSSGFFNSGAGSGSGFFNVGSGTSGFFNYGDVSSGAANWGTSISGFLNTSTLDLTTPAYVSGVDNIGSNVAGVLRGNLADRALNLGFADVGEFNVGLGNVGNVNVGSGNVGDYNLGGGNDGSANVGFGNFGSNNVGFGNFGGNNIGFGNLGSHNFGFGNAGDRNIGLANTGSNNVGIGLTGDNQVGFGAWNSGSGNFGLFNSGTGNIGVANSGTGNWGIGNSGNYNTGVGNAGTANTGFFNSGSVNTGLANAGSGNTGSYNAGSTNTGSFNPGSHNTGVGNTGDVNTGGLNSGSYNNGLLWRGDQQGLFGFGYAITIPEIPASVSGSLPVDIPIGGGIGNTVIESFTIPEIPVGAEVKQVDIKVSGNIGPETFPAITIVGPTIAGVVGSSATVFGVDLTNQIGPIQLELVNMAAAPGFGNSTSTWSSGFFNSGTGPASGFFNAATGSSGISGYFNHGELQSGVANIGNTVSGLYNTSTAGFMTAAYDSGIGNTGSNLAGFLRPHDNASNLNLGFANVGEFNVGLGNVGNVNVGSGNVGDYNLGGGNDGSANVGFGNFGSNNVGFGNFGGNNIGFGNLGSHNFGFGNAGDRNIGLANTGSNNVGIGLTGDNQVGFGAWNSGSGNFGLFNSGTGNIGVANSGTGNWGIGNSGNYNTGVGNAGTANTGFFNSGSVNTGLANAGSGNTGSYNAGSTNTGSFNPGNYNTGHYNTGSYNTGLANTGDINTGAFNTGNMNNGFWQRGDGQGLTGLYYAITIPAIPVNLAVSLPLNIPITVNFGDIIIESFSFPAITVDISGSGSYEDGTLKLFFTNTTGPIKVSDITVTGPDIALAIGGSNTVLGALATGTVGPLTVPLIDIPAGTGFGNSTTSPSSGFFNSGSGNASGFGNVGTNNSGFWNFASGSAGNSGYNNYGALLSGVANYGNSVSGFQNTGTLGLTTAALVSGAGNIGSALSGFYHDDSSGTRVVNVGFANDGVLNVGNANVGDYNFGSANVGSANVGNANAGSGNIGSGNSGNDNVGSGNFGSNNFGFGNLGSNDIGFGNVGSYNLGFGNTGDQNIGFGNTGNNNIGIGLTGDNQFGFGALNSGSGNIGLFNSGTGNIGFGNSGSGNIGIGNSGAGNWGIGNSGSYNTGFFDSGDANTGSYNAGSYNSGRYNVGNANSGSFNSGGYNTGWFNRGDYNTGLGNTGDVDTGAFISGSYSNGLWTRGDYEHLVGIPQLAIAVAPGFGNSTTSPSSGLFNTGAGSASGFFNSGTNTSGYGNYGELASGVANLGNSISGYYNTSTLGVTTAAYVSGIGNVGADLTGFFRDSTGNTTFNAGFANDGRLNVGNANVGNHNLGSANVGDQNLGIANIGDHNVGNGNAGSRNFGFGNFGSDNFGFGNLGNSDIGFGNLGSNNLGFGNNGDRNIGFANSGSNNIGIGLTGDNQFGFGGLNSGTGNIGLFNSGTGNIGIGNSGIGNWGIGNSGSYNTGIGNSGATNTGFFNSGSVNTGSFNAGGYNTGSYNSGSTNTGGFNAGDYNTGNHNIGNYNTGVGNIGDINTGGFNGGNMSNGFSLRGDELGLIGLSFTTTIPTIPVDLKVSADFQTPISLSISGIELHSFDISTFGISGDYGYKFYILGVEISSLTVPYALIVPSFTVPSIPISNINESFTVGPPVFAQTFSFDGGPITLPIDIAPAPGFFNTTSVPSSGFGNFDTLYFGTPGSQSGIGNWGANNSGFGAGGLQFRSQSSGLSGISNAGTLQSGLFNTGNTISGWFNTSTRNFTTAAFISGLDNVGAQLSGFFNRGIGP
- the pgl gene encoding 6-phosphogluconolactonase, which encodes MSTGIEVFPDSQGLVEAAAARLIDTIHTSLAARGQAAIVLTGGGNGIALLRYLAGEGSRIDWSKVHVFWGDDRYVPEDDDERNHKQARVALLDHVHIPSGQVHPMAASDGAYGTDLDAAARAYEQVLAAHAAPGDVAPNFDVHLLGMGPEGHINSLFPYTAAVRETARLVVPVPDCPKPPPQRISLTLPAIRRSREVWLMVSGAGKADAVAAAIGGADPVALPAAGAVGREKTLWLLDEQAAAKLPG